The stretch of DNA GCTGAGAGAGTTTATGAGTCCCGGCAGGTCCGAGATAATCAAGTCTGAAAACCATAATTCGTTACTTCGCTTAAGTCTAGACTCAGCAACCCACACAACACCCTTAAAAGTCTTGAGTAGGTCTCCATAGCTTCTCTCATAAACGCCGAAGAAACCCCTTAGTGTCGCCGGGTAGGTCAGTGTCTCGAGGAAAACAGAGACTCTAGTCTCGTTGCTGATTAAGCAGTAAGTGAAGGAGTGGCCGAAAACACTCAACTCAAGCTTCTGAGAATTAATCCTCGGCACCAGCTCGACGAGCGTGACACACCCCTCAAACAAGAGCTACTCTCTTAAAACTTGAGAGACTAACCAGGAAAGTCGTTAAAAAGGGCTCGAAGATTATGTGGGTGACGTAAATTGAGTCTGTCTCTACAAGCAGTACCCATTACTGTGACGCCTACCCCACCACCAGGTATAGGGAGCGCCGTCACTACTATGCTCTCATGGCTTTACTGGATAGCTTGGGTTGCTGTTGTTGGGGCAGGACTCTTCGGGGGCTTCAAAATAGCTACCGGCGATTATGAAGGCGGCAAGAAGTACTTGGGCGGGGCTATCGCAGGTGCTGTCATACTAGCTTTCTTGTGGGTCCTCATAGGAGGACTCCTCGGGAGTTAACGATACGGTAGTTATTAGTGGTCTCCTAACCCTGAAAGTCAAGACCAAAACACTTTTTCTACTCAACTCACTCAACCCGCTAACGAATACTCTCAACTCTCCCGTGAATCTCGGGCTACTATTCACTCTACCCCTAGCTATGCTGAGGTGCGCGTCCAGCAACGCACTCCTCCCTATCAAGACAGCGTCTTCGGGCTTGAAGTAGTGTTTGTACTTGTAGAGAGCTACTGAAGTTATAGAGTCTTTTATGGGGACACTCAAGTTCAGGTCTAGAGTGAGTCTCTCCTTACTCAAGTCTATAGAAGAAATTCTCGCAGTGTCTCTGGAAGTTTCTAGTCTGAAGAGCGTCGCTACTTTCTCAGCGTAAGTTATGGCTTTCCTCCTAGCAACAAGTCTGCTCACTCTCTCTACCTTACTGAATCTGCCGCCACCCGAGTAGTAACTCATGTACGTCCTCACTACCTCAGGTATGTAGAAAGACTGCATAGAGGGCTCCCAGGTAGGGGTTCTCGTGAAGTACCTACCACACGACACACACTTAAAGAGTTTCTTGCTCTTAGCAGAACCCCACCCAACGACTCTCTCAGAGAAGCAGAAAGGACACAAGACATACACGGCCAGCCCTGAGAGAGCGTCAGCACACTTAACGTACTGCCTGAAAGCGTTGTGGAATCTCCCTAACGAGACTTTATCACGGAAGACCTCCCTAACTAAGTCGAAAGTCCTGTAACCCCTCACTAGAAGAACTGCTAGAGCAGACTCTTCAGACCTGCCGAGAGAACACAAATCACACTCGCCGACCACGAACCTAAGCAAGCTCGTAGCTCCGTAAATCCCTATCCTAGAAAAGAGTCTCTCAACACCCTCTACGTTACCTAAACTTACTGGCTCGTGGTCTTTGAGCCAGAAGCCTGGGTCTTGCTCCGGCATCTTACGTCAAGTGTATGTCGTAAAACGGAAATAAAAATACTAAACAAACACGCGGGCGAGGAAAGCCTCACGCGCGAACCCCGAAAACTTTATTTAGACTTGATTAAGAACCTCATAATACGTCTTTGGATATAAAAACACTTAACTCAGTTAATGACTTCATCACTTAATAGGAGTAAAGACTGTGAAAATCAGTGTCGTGAGTGCTGGGTATGTAGTTGATAAGTTCTTGCCTAACACAATCTTAGAAACGCTGTACCCGAGAACGAGTAGTGAAGTGTAAGAAACTAGTAGAGTGTTTGTTAGTGAGGCTAGCTCACACCCTAAAGTTGCTGTTGACGCGATCAGGAAGGGGGCTAAGAAGATTACGGAAGTCATTATCGTGAGCGCGGCGATATACTGCCATAAAGTCCTCCTAACTTCGTAAACGAAGTTAACAAACACCTCAAATACTTCAGGGTCGCAATCTCCTAGTTGTTTAAGGAAAGCTAGTGCCTCACTCAAGTAGAGTATGAGCCAGGACCTCACACGCTTCTTGAGAGTTTCTTCAAGCTCCCTATCTTCGTAGAGTTGGAGAGACCTGAAGACTCTCACGTGATTAGAAGCTCTACTAACTACTCTGCCCACGACCGTGTTAAGTACTGCCCTCAACTGTAGGGTTGCGGGAAGTAATCCGAGAACTAGAGAAGCTACTGAAGCTTGCTGGAGACATCTCGTAAAGCCGGCTACGTCCCCCTCAATCAGGTGCTGTAGTGGAAAGACTAGTAAGGCTGTTCCAGCAACGTAAGAAGCTCTAAAGACTTTAAGTAATTTCTCGTCGATTACTGCCTGAAGACCTACTGGGTAGTCAGGAAAGAGAGAAGTTGTTAGGAAACCCGCCAACACTAAGAGAGGCACTACGAAGCTAGTTAGTTCTTCACCTACTAGGAAGGTTATGCTGAGCGCTACTAAAGGCCCTATAGTTAGCCCGACGCAAGTAGTTATTCCCGCGTTGACTCTGAAAGAAATAGATCTAGTTATTTGAGAAGATATTGTTTTCATGAAGTCTGAGGCGTAGTCTCTGAGCTGGCTTAAAGCAGTGCCGGAATTAAGCGCTACTGAGTACTCGATCAAGAAGTACTTAGTCTTTCCTGAAGTGATTCTGGAGAGTGTTGTGAGCGCTTCAGCGACTCCCACAATCTCAGCAAGCTTAACAAACCTCTCACCAAGAGACTTGAAAGACTTGAAGACTCTTGACGTGCTCACGAACTTCAGGAACTCGATAAACTCAAGCCCTGTCTTGCTCGCGGCTGTCGCAGTAAGCACAGCGAACGGCAACTCATCATCGAGTTTCTTGTTAATAGAACTTACTGAGGTGAGTGTCTCTAGCACTCTAAACGCGGACGAGACAAGAAGTAAGGCACTCAAGGAAGCAACTAGTGTTAAGTCTGCATCTAACAGTCTAACATAGTAGAGTATTACTGGAGTTAGGGAAGCCGGACTCAGCGCTAGAGCTAGCTTGAGTTCTTTCTCAGCCCTAACATACCTGCTGATCCTCGGGTCGACTAAGACTACGTACTTACGGTACTTCTTAAGAATCTTCTCCAGCATCTTCAAGTACCTCAAGACTCGACTTAAAGTCAGACTTACTCCTTAACTCGTCTAGTCTCTTAATCCTTGAGAAGAGTTCTTGAAGAGTGATTTCAAGACCGTCTCTAGTTCTCTCCCAGACTTTATTAATTACTACTTTATCTTCTGAAGAGTCGTAGACTAGCTCAGCTAATTCTCTCAAGACTCTCCTCGGCTTCTCAGAGAAGCTCATGACTGCTATGAAGTTAAACATACCTATCTGTGAGTTACTCAAGCTTATCGGCTGGCTCCTCAGCCTAGTAACGACTTCTTCAGGGCTACCGCCGTGGAACGACGTAATACCTCCTAAGCCTGCCAGCAGAGACTGAGCAAGGACTTGAGCTTCAGAGCCTCTAGTCTCGCCTACCACGAGTAGTTTCGTGGCTGAAGACCTTAAAGCAGCTTTAGCTAAGTCAAACAAGTCTATCTTCACAGAACCTAGCTCGAAAGCCACGTACCTACTCCAGCTACTGTTAACTGGAGGGTCTATCTCACCAGTATCTTCAATCACTACTACCTTCCAGTCCGTGGGGACGTACGAGTGTAGTAGAGACCTAATCAGTGTTGTTTTGCCAGACCCTGGAGGACCCGCAACTATTAGTGAGCCTCTAGACAAGACCAAGAACTTAAGCAGTTCCGCAACAGCTCTCGGAAGCACCCCCTGCTCTACTAAGACGTCCGTGTGGGGAGGTACTGAAGTCTTCTTCCTAATAATTATCTCAGGCCTCTTAGCAGAGACTATGTGCGACACTAGATGAACTCTGTGGCCGCCGTCTCTCAAAGGCATTTGAGTATCTACTATAGGGTTGCTCGCGGAGATGTAGGTAGAACACCTAGAAGCTATCGTCTGCTGCAACTCAGTGACTTCTTCTAAGGAAGTCAAGAAGATGTTAGTCTGGATGAAGTCTGCTTGAGGCTCGAGAGTCTCGACTAGCTTGTGCCTCACCCACACAGGGCCTGGACCCTCAACGCTGACGTCGATGACGTGCGGGTCGTCGAGCAACACCTGCAACTTCTTGTAGCCAGTTAGTGTCTTGAAGACGTAAGCAGCTGCAGGAACCTCCTCACGCGAGATGCCGAGCACTAAAGAAAGAACATCGCTTAAGTTGTTACCCCTCCTAATAAGTAAGACTATGTCTTCAAGCCTTGACTCAACTAAAGCACAGAATTCTCTAGAGACTCCTTCTAAGACAGCGTGATATGTGATTCTCGAGTTATTTTTGATTAACTTGATGACGT from Zestosphaera sp. encodes:
- a CDS encoding type II/IV secretion system ATPase subunit — protein: MLRERLRIFERVRLGLARPKLEESEARLSITSEIPSGDVIAEYQVGAYVIKLIKNNSRITYHAVLEGVSREFCALVESRLEDIVLLIRRGNNLSDVLSLVLGISREEVPAAAYVFKTLTGYKKLQVLLDDPHVIDVSVEGPGPVWVRHKLVETLEPQADFIQTNIFLTSLEEVTELQQTIASRCSTYISASNPIVDTQMPLRDGGHRVHLVSHIVSAKRPEIIIRKKTSVPPHTDVLVEQGVLPRAVAELLKFLVLSRGSLIVAGPPGSGKTTLIRSLLHSYVPTDWKVVVIEDTGEIDPPVNSSWSRYVAFELGSVKIDLFDLAKAALRSSATKLLVVGETRGSEAQVLAQSLLAGLGGITSFHGGSPEEVVTRLRSQPISLSNSQIGMFNFIAVMSFSEKPRRVLRELAELVYDSSEDKVVINKVWERTRDGLEITLQELFSRIKRLDELRSKSDFKSSLEVLEDAGEDS